The following proteins are encoded in a genomic region of Magnolia sinica isolate HGM2019 chromosome 1, MsV1, whole genome shotgun sequence:
- the LOC131255481 gene encoding serine/threonine protein kinase OSK1-like isoform X2 has translation MQQNEYMNLNEISPRLQFPSEERKWELGLQSRAPPHVIMTEVLKALQRLNVCWKKIENYTMKCKWLPSFPSYPENAPNTTLCMNGFSTDGPSIVETDGVGSGSDNAVKFEMQLYKTEEKKYLLDLQRVILYSFSAVYYEHCAKVILYTLLMSERCV, from the exons ATGCAACAAAATGAGTATATGAATCTGAATGAAATATCTCCAAGGTTGCAGTTTCCTTCTGAAGAAAGGAAGTGGGAGCTTGGGCTTCAG TCTCGAGCTCCACCTCACGTGATAATGACTGAGGTTTTGAAAGCCCTCCAGAGGTTGAATGTGTGCTGGAAAAAGATTGAAAATTACACCATGAAATGCAAGTGGTTACCCAGTTTTCCTAGCTATCCTGAAAATGCACCCAATACTACTCTATGCATGAATGGCTTCTCTACTGATGGGCCTTCTATTGTCGAAACTGATGGAGTTGGCAGCGGATCAGATAATGCTGTTAAGTTTGAAATGCAG CTTTACAAAACTGAGGAGAAGAAGTATCTACTTGATCTACAGAGGGTGATCTTATACAGCTTTTCAGCAGTCTACTATGAACACTGTGCCAAGGTGATCTTATACACTCTTTTAATGTCTGAAAGGTGTGTCTGA
- the LOC131255481 gene encoding uncharacterized protein LOC131255481 isoform X1 produces MATLTHFHCISLFFIYCYHKSVEIAVFELVIEELSHVQFCIIILNDSLERKLVVVSAMSQVTDMMYNLIYKAQSRDESYVSSLHDIFQKHKLTATDLFDGNDLDRFLAQLHHNISNLKAMLRAIYIGRFMAGCISGWHKGLFQFFFLLQSVHLLFNVISNIARVQYAICMTSTDIFSYGITVISFVTLLRCSVDT; encoded by the exons ATGGCTACCCTCACACATTTCCATTGCATTTCACTCTTTTTCATTTATTGTTACCATAAATCTGTTGAAATTGCTGTTTTTGAACTTGTAATAGAAGAACTTTCTCATGTTCAATTCTGTATTATAATTCTGAATGATTCTTTGGAAAGGAAATTGGTAGTGGTTTCTGCAATGTCACAGGTGACAGATATGATGTATAACCTCATTTACAAGGCACAGTCAAGGGATGAATCTTACGTGTCTTCACTGCATGATATTTTTCAAAAGCACAAACTAACAGCAACTGATTTATTTGATGGAAATGATCTTGATAGATTCCTAGCTCAATTGCATCACAATATCAGTAACCTCAAAGCCATGCTTCGTGCAATTTACATAG GAAGATTTATGGCAGGCTGCATTTCCGGTTGGCACAAAGGTTTGTTtcaattcttttttcttcttcaatcAGTACATCTGCTTTTCAATGTGATATCAAACATTGCTAGAGTTCAATATGCTATATGCATGACTTCCACAGATATTTTTAGTTATGGAATTACTGTAATAAGTTTTGTTACTTTGCTTCGATGTTCAGTAGATACATGA